A genomic segment from Gavia stellata isolate bGavSte3 chromosome 4, bGavSte3.hap2, whole genome shotgun sequence encodes:
- the ARRDC5 gene encoding LOW QUALITY PROTEIN: arrestin domain-containing protein 5 (The sequence of the model RefSeq protein was modified relative to this genomic sequence to represent the inferred CDS: substituted 1 base at 1 genomic stop codon) produces MSTVRAINLVLPEIEVHLASSSIDGXLVLNLRSILVDLVDPVMQVELTGGGFLRWLGEDNPELDYDKNSGVHTFDFHFSFPPNIPSTFTSKIGCISYFVQGTCCSCQIVLAKEERCLLLQGTQKC; encoded by the exons atGTCGACAGTGAGAGCAATTAACCTGGTGCTGCCTGAGATTGAGGTGCATTTGGCCAGCTCCAGCATAGACGGCTAACTGGTTCTGAACCTCAGGAGTATCCTGGTGGACCTGGTGGATCCTGTCATGCAGGTGGAGCTCACGGGAGGAGGCTTCCTAAGGTGGCTTGGGGAGGATAATCCTGAACTGGACTACGACAAGA ATTCTGGAGTCCACACCTTTGACTTCCACTTCAGCTTTCCTCCAAATATTCCCTCCACATTTACTAGCAAAATTGGATGCATCTCCTACTTTGTTCAAGGGACTTGCTGCAGCTGCCAAATTGTCTTAGCTAAAGAGGAGAGATGTTTACTGTTGCAAGGAACACAGAAGTGCTAG